The segment CACCAAATCGCCAGGGGCAGGTGGACCGTTTTCAATACCAATGCCTTGTGTGCTCATTTGCTGAATGGTGCGAGGTAATTTGATACCAGCAGTTTTGTTGTAGACGTAAACAATCAGACCGCTGCAATCAAAGCCGCCTTTGGGGGTATTGCCACCATATCGATAGGGCACATCCACCAACCCAATGGCTGCAATCGAGATACCCTCGGTACCAACACTCGTATCTTGCTTAAATTGAGCTACTTTATTTTGGCTTGATTTGCCTCCAAAGGTGCTGCACCCCGCTAAAAAGAGCAAGGTACAAATAAAAATGCCGCACCCAAGAAGAGTGCGGCATAAGAGGGGTTGTTTAAAGCGCGTCTGCAGCATGATCCGCAAGACGTGAGCGCTCGCCACGGGCCAATGTGACATGGCCGCTATGGCGCCAACCTTTAAAGCGATCTACTACATAGGTGAGACCAGAAGAACCTTCAGTCAGATATGGCGTATCGATCTGCGCTATATTGCCCAAGCAGACAATTTTGGTTCCAGGGCCGGCGCGAGTTACTAAAGTCTTCATTTGTTTTGGCGTTAGATTTTGCGCTTCATCAATGATGACAAATTTGCTCACAAATGTTCTGCCGCGCATGAAGTTCATACTCTTTACCTTAATGCGTGAGCGAATGAGTTCTTGAGTCGCTGCGCGACCCCATTCACCAGCATCATCATTGCGTTGGAGTACTTCTAAGTTGTCATCAAATGCGCCCATCCAAGGCTGCATTTTTTCTTCTTCAGTTCCAGGTAAAAAGCCAATATCTTCACCAACAGGAACGGTTGCCCGGGTAATAATGATTTCGTTATAGCGCTTGCTATCAAGCACTTGCTCAAGACCAGCGGCCAATGCCAGTAAGGTTTTACCGGTACCCGCTTGACCTAATAAAGTGACAAAATCGATATCTGGGTTCATGAGCAGGTTCATGGCGAAGTTTTGCTCACGATTGCGGGCAGTCACGCTCCAGACATTGTTTTTCTGGTGAGAGAAATCCCGCAGGGTTTGTAAGAGGGCGGTTTTGCCATTGATTTCTTTAACATGAGCGTAGAAGGGTGTCGAGCCGTCAGGATTTTCTTGGTAGACGAATTGATTCACCAACATGCTTGGCACGGTAGGGCCGGTAACGCGGTAGAACATCGTGCCTGATTTAGTATCTGCCCAGCTCTCCATATCTTTGCCATGCTTTGGCCAAAAATCTGCAGGCAGGGAAAGTACGCCTGAATACATTAAGTCACGATCTTCTAATACTTGATCGTTGAAATAGTCTTCGGCAGGTAAGCCTAGTGCACGCGCTTTAATGCGCATGTTGATATCTTTGGATACCAACACCACTTCTTGCCCTTTGCGTGTTTTTTGTAGTTCGCTAACTACCGCCAAAATAAGGTTGTCGCCTTTGCCTTCAGGAAGTCCTTCTGGTAAAGCTTGGGTCGAGAGTTTGGTCTGGAAATACAAGCGACCGGAAACATCCTGATTGCCCAACTTATTAAGCGGGATACCGTCATCCAAAGTGCCGCTGGTGCCGGCAATGAGTTGATCTAAGGAACGGCTAACGGTACGGGCGTTGCGAGCTACTTCAGTCATGCCCTTCTTATGATTGTCCAGCTCTTCCAAGGTGGTCATTGGCAGGTAGAGATCATGCTCGGAGAACCGGAATAGAGAGCTTGGATCATGCATCAATACATTGGTATCAAGCACAAACAAGCTAGGAGGGCCTGTACGAATGACCCGCTTTGGTTTTGCTGGAGCGCTAGCCTTGCCTTCACCTCTTACTGGGCTACGATCAGCTTTGATCTTTTCTAGGGCGACTTCCGCTGCTGATAAATCTTCTTCCGCATCGTTGACCCATTCAGCTGTTTCAAGTGCAACTGGTTTTGCCTGTGCAGGACGTTTCTTTAAATCAGGAGTGTCCTTGCGGCTCAGTTTTACTTGATCAGCAATTTGGGTTGGGATGGGTGGCAATGGCATGCAGACTCTCCTAAAATAAAAAAACCGCCAAGCGGAGTGCATTGACGGTTTATTGCGAAACTGGTTTTGAGCGCATCAGAAAAATGGAGGGGGTGATTCCCCGTACCTGCTGTGATTTGCTCAGGCTGTTGATTCAAACGGATTGTCAGAC is part of the Polynucleobacter tropicus genome and harbors:
- a CDS encoding PhoH family protein, yielding MPLPPIPTQIADQVKLSRKDTPDLKKRPAQAKPVALETAEWVNDAEEDLSAAEVALEKIKADRSPVRGEGKASAPAKPKRVIRTGPPSLFVLDTNVLMHDPSSLFRFSEHDLYLPMTTLEELDNHKKGMTEVARNARTVSRSLDQLIAGTSGTLDDGIPLNKLGNQDVSGRLYFQTKLSTQALPEGLPEGKGDNLILAVVSELQKTRKGQEVVLVSKDINMRIKARALGLPAEDYFNDQVLEDRDLMYSGVLSLPADFWPKHGKDMESWADTKSGTMFYRVTGPTVPSMLVNQFVYQENPDGSTPFYAHVKEINGKTALLQTLRDFSHQKNNVWSVTARNREQNFAMNLLMNPDIDFVTLLGQAGTGKTLLALAAGLEQVLDSKRYNEIIITRATVPVGEDIGFLPGTEEEKMQPWMGAFDDNLEVLQRNDDAGEWGRAATQELIRSRIKVKSMNFMRGRTFVSKFVIIDEAQNLTPKQMKTLVTRAGPGTKIVCLGNIAQIDTPYLTEGSSGLTYVVDRFKGWRHSGHVTLARGERSRLADHAADAL